One segment of Streptomyces sp. YIM 121038 DNA contains the following:
- a CDS encoding sensor histidine kinase, producing MSTHHRPLPSSRADGLPWTAGDALVAVGAAVVDLLGYTIGDPDGGRPVSLTALVLLVLAAVPLLTRRGYPLASLAGVLVLGLALNLSGPMPHHFNGTLAVALFAVARSCGLAVAAPAALVAAAVPLLGRGRPLPPPVADMASNVCAVVLVVAVAEALKRRQRAVEVRRRLLADRAVAQERRRIARELHDIVAHHITTMQLMAGGARANLGGDAEVVRDALVTLEGSGKMALHEMRQLLDVLRAGDEPDEAPSAPQPGVESLGQLVDESRSVGLPIDFAVLGEERPLPPSTGLAVFRIVQESLTNTRKHAGRAQARVRLTYHPDRITVEVSDNGTAAPAETLVGALAGAGGAGGPRSRGTGYGLIGMRERVALQGGSMVAGGLDGGGFRVAATLPVEPVDGEERLG from the coding sequence ATGTCGACGCACCACCGGCCCCTGCCGTCGTCGAGAGCCGACGGCCTGCCCTGGACCGCGGGTGACGCACTGGTGGCTGTCGGGGCGGCCGTCGTCGACCTCCTCGGCTACACGATCGGCGACCCGGACGGCGGTCGGCCGGTCTCCCTGACCGCGCTGGTCCTGCTCGTACTGGCGGCCGTACCGCTGCTCACCAGGCGTGGCTACCCGCTGGCGTCGCTTGCGGGTGTGCTGGTCCTCGGTCTGGCACTGAACCTGAGCGGGCCGATGCCACACCACTTCAACGGCACACTCGCCGTGGCGCTGTTCGCCGTGGCCCGGTCCTGCGGTCTCGCGGTGGCGGCGCCGGCCGCTCTCGTGGCGGCCGCCGTGCCGCTGCTGGGCCGGGGGCGACCGCTGCCGCCGCCGGTCGCGGACATGGCGAGCAACGTGTGCGCCGTGGTGCTGGTCGTTGCTGTGGCCGAGGCGCTGAAGCGCCGACAGCGGGCGGTGGAGGTCCGGCGCAGACTGCTGGCCGACCGTGCGGTGGCCCAGGAACGTCGCCGCATCGCACGGGAACTGCACGACATCGTCGCCCACCACATCACCACCATGCAGCTGATGGCGGGCGGCGCCAGAGCCAACCTCGGGGGCGATGCCGAAGTGGTGCGCGACGCGCTGGTCACCCTGGAGGGTTCCGGGAAAATGGCGCTGCACGAGATGCGCCAACTGCTCGACGTGCTCCGGGCCGGCGACGAGCCGGACGAGGCGCCGTCCGCGCCGCAACCCGGTGTCGAAAGCCTCGGACAGCTCGTTGATGAGTCCAGGAGCGTCGGTCTGCCCATCGACTTCGCTGTTCTCGGGGAGGAACGCCCGCTGCCACCGAGCACCGGCCTTGCGGTGTTCCGGATCGTCCAGGAGTCCCTCACCAACACCCGCAAGCACGCCGGCCGGGCCCAGGCGCGGGTGCGGCTGACTTACCACCCGGACCGGATCACCGTCGAGGTGTCCGACAACGGCACGGCCGCACCGGCCGAGACCCTGGTGGGCGCCCTGGCGGGGGCGGGCGGTGCGGGTGGACCGAGGTCGCGCGGCACCGGGTACGGACTGATCGGCATGCGCGAGCGCGTCGCGCTGCAGGGCGGCAGCATGGTGGCCGGTGGCCTTGATGGCGGTGGCTTCCGGGTGGCGGCCACCCTGCCGGTGGAGCCGGTCGACGGAGAGGAGCGGCTCGGATGA
- a CDS encoding serine hydrolase domain-containing protein gives MAVRRRVHTGIVGLAAAAVAATAFTSPAHAGPGKGHAATQRAMDAMVADEVPGVTAAGVDKGDAWRGTSGVGDLKTGKPRGTDERFRIGSITKTFVATVLLQMEAEGRLDLDDTVEHWLPGLVQGNGNDGRKITVRQLLNHTSGLFNYTSDMEFAKDVLLEGFPAHRYDTHTPRELIRVALAHKPDFTPGAKHSYSNTGYILAGLIIEKVSGNSYRHEIRERIINPLGLRNTRLPGADPLLPKPSSRAYSKLSKDPAATRVHDVTENNMTWAWAAGEGISTTGDLNRFFSALVRGKLMPEKQLAEMQATVPTPDDPVYSGYGLGLYSVRTSCQAKLWSHSGGTPGSITETVTTEDGRHTFTYNANGDWSARGYVIDAEFCGVVGKGKQGERPAPRL, from the coding sequence ATGGCAGTACGTCGACGAGTGCACACCGGGATAGTGGGGCTCGCCGCGGCGGCAGTGGCCGCTACCGCGTTCACGTCCCCCGCACACGCCGGGCCGGGGAAGGGGCACGCGGCGACCCAGCGTGCGATGGACGCCATGGTGGCCGACGAGGTTCCCGGGGTCACGGCCGCGGGAGTGGACAAGGGTGATGCCTGGCGGGGCACTTCGGGGGTCGGCGACCTGAAGACGGGCAAGCCGCGAGGCACCGACGAGCGGTTCCGGATCGGCAGCATCACCAAGACGTTCGTGGCGACCGTGCTGCTGCAGATGGAGGCCGAGGGCAGGCTCGACCTCGACGACACCGTGGAGCACTGGCTTCCCGGCCTCGTACAGGGCAACGGCAACGACGGCCGCAAGATCACCGTGCGCCAGCTCCTCAACCACACCAGCGGGCTCTTCAACTACACCAGCGACATGGAGTTCGCGAAGGATGTCCTGCTGGAGGGCTTCCCCGCGCACCGCTACGACACCCACACGCCGCGGGAACTGATACGGGTGGCACTGGCACACAAGCCGGACTTCACGCCTGGCGCCAAACACTCGTACTCCAACACCGGTTACATCCTGGCCGGGTTGATCATCGAGAAGGTCAGCGGCAACAGCTACCGGCACGAGATCCGTGAGCGCATCATCAACCCGCTCGGCCTGCGGAACACCCGCCTCCCGGGCGCCGATCCCCTCCTGCCGAAGCCGAGCAGCCGGGCGTACTCGAAGCTGAGCAAAGACCCCGCCGCGACGAGGGTCCACGACGTCACCGAGAACAACATGACCTGGGCCTGGGCGGCAGGCGAAGGCATCTCCACGACCGGCGACCTCAACCGGTTCTTCAGCGCTTTGGTGCGCGGCAAGCTGATGCCCGAGAAGCAACTCGCCGAAATGCAGGCGACGGTGCCCACGCCCGACGACCCCGTTTACTCCGGCTACGGCCTCGGGCTGTACAGCGTCAGGACGAGCTGCCAGGCGAAACTGTGGAGCCACAGCGGCGGAACCCCCGGCTCCATCACGGAGACCGTGACCACTGAGGACGGCCGTCACACCTTCACGTACAACGCCAACGGCGACTGGAGCGCGAGGGGCTACGTGATCGACGCGGAGTTCTGCGGCGTGGTCGGCAAGGGCAAGCAGGGGGAGCGTCCGGCGCCTCGGCTGTGA
- the mobC gene encoding plasmid mobilization relaxosome protein MobC has translation MHDSHGELPIAHQQMTTTAATASARYAAGPSKGRSHGEAFAPGVAEAGGHQGAPAEEQPTAAAVPLPRAAEAAALHRVARRRKPDPGGQRKQRVDARYSSEEKAAILAKARSLNVSGAHYVAVVTLAHVHGDLTLPGQRTPLDDYIDELNALRQQVAAIGHNVNQIAKKLNSGGHPHPGDSALLAQTVHTVDAVGTAVRHIAAAANQAVSHKVAR, from the coding sequence ATGCACGACTCGCACGGCGAACTCCCCATTGCCCACCAGCAGATGACCACCACCGCAGCCACCGCGTCAGCAAGGTATGCCGCTGGACCGTCCAAAGGCCGGTCCCACGGAGAAGCCTTCGCCCCGGGGGTGGCGGAGGCAGGCGGACACCAGGGGGCGCCCGCAGAGGAGCAGCCCACCGCCGCAGCTGTGCCGCTGCCGCGGGCCGCCGAAGCAGCCGCCCTGCATCGCGTCGCCCGCCGTCGCAAGCCCGACCCAGGCGGCCAGCGCAAGCAGCGTGTCGACGCCCGCTACAGCAGCGAGGAGAAGGCCGCCATCCTCGCCAAGGCCCGCTCGCTGAACGTCAGCGGCGCCCACTACGTCGCCGTCGTCACCCTGGCCCACGTACACGGTGACCTCACCCTGCCCGGCCAGCGCACACCACTGGACGACTACATCGACGAACTCAACGCCCTGCGCCAGCAGGTCGCCGCCATCGGCCACAACGTCAACCAGATCGCCAAGAAGCTCAACTCCGGCGGTCATCCACATCCTGGGGACAGTGCCTTACTGGCCCAGACCGTCCACACTGTGGACGCCGTCGGCACGGCCGTGCGCCACATCGCGGCAGCCGCCAACCAGGCCGTCAGCCACAAGGTGGCCCGATGA
- a CDS encoding DUF3631 domain-containing protein produces MPSEEALAAVTLWIAATHLQPAWQHAPRLAVVGPAKRCGKSRLLDMVTETVHNRLITMNASPAAIFRSITDEDPPTLLLDEADTLFGTAKAAEKNEELRGLLNAGHQRNRPTLRVTGPEHKPVAFPTFAMAALAGIGDLPDTIMDRSVVIRMRRRAAGEKVASFRVGRDTPALNAIRDRLSAWLTPLHARAVDLEPSMPVEDRAADTWEPLVIVADLAGGDWPALARATCRSMAAYEAGQDEDSGLKTRILTDIRRAFAFHGDPPALRTRTLLDYLNEDAEAPWAEYGANGLTPRGLQLLLKDYGIGSTTRRFPDSAQAKGFARNQFLDAWARYCPEPEPAGESGPGTAA; encoded by the coding sequence ATGCCGAGCGAGGAGGCCCTCGCAGCGGTGACGCTGTGGATCGCGGCCACGCACCTGCAGCCTGCCTGGCAGCACGCGCCTCGTCTGGCCGTGGTCGGTCCGGCCAAGCGGTGCGGCAAGTCACGACTGCTGGACATGGTGACCGAGACCGTGCACAACCGGCTGATCACGATGAACGCCAGCCCTGCGGCGATCTTCCGCTCGATCACCGACGAGGACCCGCCGACGCTCCTGCTGGACGAGGCCGACACCCTCTTCGGCACCGCCAAGGCGGCGGAGAAGAACGAGGAACTGCGCGGCCTGCTCAACGCCGGACACCAGCGCAACCGACCCACCCTGCGGGTGACCGGTCCCGAGCACAAGCCGGTGGCGTTTCCCACCTTCGCCATGGCCGCGCTCGCCGGGATCGGCGACCTGCCGGACACGATCATGGACCGGTCCGTGGTCATCCGGATGCGCCGCCGGGCGGCGGGCGAGAAGGTGGCCTCCTTCCGCGTCGGCCGCGACACTCCCGCCCTGAACGCGATCCGCGACCGGCTCTCCGCCTGGCTGACGCCGCTGCATGCGCGGGCAGTCGACCTGGAGCCGTCCATGCCGGTCGAGGACCGTGCGGCCGACACCTGGGAACCGTTGGTGATCGTGGCCGACCTAGCCGGAGGCGACTGGCCCGCACTCGCCCGCGCCACCTGCCGCTCCATGGCCGCGTACGAGGCCGGGCAGGACGAGGACAGCGGCCTGAAAACCCGCATCCTCACCGACATCCGCCGCGCCTTCGCCTTCCACGGCGACCCGCCCGCCCTGCGGACCCGCACCCTGCTCGACTACCTCAACGAGGACGCCGAAGCGCCGTGGGCCGAGTACGGCGCCAACGGCCTGACCCCGCGCGGCTTGCAGCTCCTGCTCAAGGACTACGGCATTGGCTCGACCACCCGCCGTTTCCCGGACAGCGCCCAGGCCAAGGGCTTCGCGCGCAACCAGTTCCTCGACGCCTGGGCTCGTTACTGCCCGGAGCCCGAGCCTGCTGGTGAGTCTGGCCCCGGCACCGCAGCCTGA
- a CDS encoding DUF2637 domain-containing protein, producing the protein MPAPTAIRGTDAIRAGIALLAGFAFSLSYDALRQMAVAIHIRGPLTYAFPLVIDGFIAIGVGALLMLRTAPTLSRAYVWALVGAATVTSIWANALHAVRLNQQTRPGGGLRLDDLTVGALSAIAPLALAGAVHLYIVVHRHSTPRPQEPHATERDNLADVASDVPDVASDNNEAAQELQPSAESQGHKTNEIAPERLALARTAPLGRKGRASRRHIEDTFRSQGLTIGRKEADMIKKVLQAELDAAVSQRHGELDAAPVGAA; encoded by the coding sequence TTGCCTGCCCCCACCGCCATACGCGGCACGGATGCGATCCGCGCCGGGATCGCCCTGCTCGCCGGGTTCGCCTTCTCCCTCTCTTATGACGCCCTGCGCCAGATGGCCGTCGCCATCCACATCCGCGGACCGCTCACCTATGCCTTCCCGCTCGTCATCGACGGCTTCATCGCCATCGGCGTCGGCGCCCTGCTCATGCTCCGAACCGCCCCGACGCTCTCCCGCGCGTACGTGTGGGCACTCGTCGGCGCGGCCACCGTGACGAGCATCTGGGCCAACGCCCTGCACGCCGTCCGCCTCAACCAGCAGACCCGCCCAGGCGGCGGCCTCCGGCTCGACGACCTCACCGTCGGCGCCCTGTCCGCCATCGCCCCGCTCGCCCTGGCCGGCGCCGTTCACCTCTACATCGTCGTCCACCGCCACTCCACGCCTCGCCCCCAGGAGCCCCACGCCACAGAGCGCGACAACCTCGCCGACGTGGCGTCCGATGTCCCCGACGTGGCTTCGGACAACAACGAAGCGGCCCAGGAGCTTCAGCCCTCCGCCGAATCGCAGGGCCACAAGACCAACGAGATCGCCCCCGAACGGCTCGCCCTCGCGCGCACTGCGCCACTGGGACGAAAGGGTCGCGCCTCGCGCCGCCACATCGAGGACACGTTCCGCAGCCAGGGCCTCACCATCGGCCGGAAGGAGGCGGACATGATCAAGAAAGTCCTTCAGGCCGAACTCGACGCAGCCGTCTCCCAGCGGCATGGGGAACTCGACGCAGCCCCCGTCGGCGCCGCCTGA
- a CDS encoding response regulator transcription factor, with product MTGPSERIRVLIADDQPLVRRGVALILNPNPVFDVVAEADNGQQAVELAHQHRPHVVVMDIRMPVLDGVQATERLARELPACRVLALSTFDMDEYVVAALRAGASGFLTKDASPEELVAAVRTVHTGEAAVAPRLLTRLISTYVTATRRPRPPSRVPGAGELTPREVEVWHLLATGLDNAGIASAMDVSASTVKNHITSIFAKLSVRDRAQAVIAAYESGLVEAGSVNSLG from the coding sequence ATGACGGGACCGTCGGAACGGATCAGGGTACTGATCGCGGACGACCAGCCCCTCGTACGGCGGGGTGTGGCCCTGATCCTGAACCCCAACCCGGTGTTCGACGTGGTGGCCGAGGCGGACAACGGGCAGCAGGCGGTCGAGCTCGCGCACCAGCACCGGCCCCATGTCGTGGTGATGGACATCCGGATGCCGGTTCTCGACGGCGTGCAGGCGACTGAGCGGCTCGCGCGGGAGCTGCCCGCATGCCGAGTCCTGGCGTTGAGCACCTTCGACATGGACGAGTACGTGGTCGCCGCCCTGCGCGCCGGCGCCTCCGGGTTCCTGACCAAGGACGCCTCCCCGGAGGAGCTGGTGGCGGCCGTGCGCACCGTGCACACCGGAGAGGCGGCCGTGGCGCCCCGCCTGCTCACCCGGCTGATCTCCACCTACGTCACCGCAACCCGCCGTCCGAGGCCGCCGTCCCGGGTGCCCGGTGCGGGCGAACTGACACCTCGCGAGGTCGAGGTGTGGCACCTGCTCGCCACCGGCCTCGACAACGCCGGGATCGCGTCGGCGATGGACGTCAGCGCCTCCACGGTCAAGAACCACATCACCAGCATCTTCGCCAAGCTGAGTGTCCGCGACCGCGCCCAGGCGGTAATCGCGGCCTACGAGTCGGGCCTGGTCGAGGCCGGATCGGTGAACTCGTTGGGCTGA
- a CDS encoding aminoglycoside phosphotransferase, giving the protein MPTERIDFADLPDTVQHDVIAHTGPLLKVETTASGFNSAISARLTTETGDVYVKGLPEGHPRQWTQGREAAVGPLLEGISPRVLWRVETGGWDLLGFEYVQARHADYAPASPDLEAMAVLLAHLSTVRAPEGVELKEAGHRLRDHAPKEALAYFAGDALLHTDPNTTNVMITPGGGARLVDWAWATRGAPWLDAGYWVVWLIAEGDHSPASAEAWAARMPAFQAAPPEAVDAFALANESVWSGTFKEQPDDWTRRVHEATKTWAAHRSCRP; this is encoded by the coding sequence ATGCCGACCGAGCGCATCGACTTCGCCGACCTTCCCGACACCGTCCAGCACGACGTGATCGCTCATACTGGCCCGCTCCTCAAGGTGGAGACCACGGCGTCGGGCTTCAACTCCGCGATCTCCGCGCGCCTGACCACCGAGACCGGTGACGTGTACGTCAAGGGCCTGCCCGAAGGCCACCCCCGCCAGTGGACCCAAGGCCGCGAAGCGGCCGTCGGGCCCCTCCTGGAAGGGATCTCGCCCCGCGTCCTGTGGCGGGTGGAGACAGGCGGGTGGGACCTCCTCGGCTTCGAATACGTCCAGGCCCGCCACGCCGACTACGCCCCCGCCTCGCCGGACCTTGAGGCCATGGCCGTGCTTCTGGCCCACCTGTCCACGGTGCGGGCGCCGGAAGGGGTGGAGCTGAAGGAGGCCGGCCACCGGCTCCGCGACCACGCGCCCAAGGAAGCCCTCGCCTACTTCGCCGGGGACGCGCTCCTGCACACCGACCCGAACACCACCAATGTGATGATCACGCCCGGCGGAGGCGCACGGCTGGTCGACTGGGCCTGGGCGACGCGCGGGGCGCCCTGGCTCGATGCCGGGTACTGGGTGGTGTGGCTGATCGCCGAGGGCGACCACAGCCCCGCGAGCGCCGAGGCTTGGGCCGCCCGCATGCCCGCCTTCCAAGCCGCGCCGCCGGAGGCTGTCGACGCTTTCGCCCTAGCCAACGAGAGCGTGTGGAGTGGAACCTTCAAGGAACAGCCGGACGACTGGACCCGGCGCGTTCACGAGGCAACGAAGACGTGGGCCGCGCACCGCTCCTGCCGCCCCTGA
- a CDS encoding helix-turn-helix transcriptional regulator, translating into MTQHDSDHGTETDDEDDIPEWMDQVMATVAGEVRRRRKELRWSAQDLADKCEAIGHPIPRNVIANMESGRRSNLPLVDVMVLAQALNTSPICLIYPVGYVEYVQRLPLQDPTPTLDALKWFTGERAELGAEDDMLRYFRAHRAAEERLRTAGKEEEYAGYKARSANNADRKAEALRAQAHAAEAAEAAKVRLRKTRAFIREEGVTPPYLLPELATEVDPPEFHPTSIEETDV; encoded by the coding sequence ATGACGCAACATGATTCCGACCATGGAACTGAGACGGACGACGAGGACGACATCCCCGAGTGGATGGATCAGGTCATGGCCACCGTGGCCGGCGAGGTCCGCAGACGACGGAAGGAGTTGAGGTGGAGCGCACAGGACCTGGCCGACAAGTGCGAGGCGATCGGTCACCCGATCCCCCGCAACGTGATCGCCAACATGGAGTCAGGCCGCCGCTCCAACCTGCCCCTGGTCGACGTCATGGTCCTGGCCCAGGCCCTGAACACATCCCCCATCTGCCTCATCTACCCCGTCGGCTACGTCGAGTACGTGCAGCGACTCCCCCTCCAAGACCCCACCCCCACGCTGGATGCCCTGAAGTGGTTCACCGGGGAGAGAGCCGAACTCGGCGCCGAGGACGACATGCTGCGCTACTTCCGCGCCCACCGCGCCGCCGAGGAAAGGCTCAGGACCGCAGGGAAAGAGGAGGAGTACGCGGGCTACAAGGCCCGCAGTGCCAACAACGCCGACCGGAAGGCCGAAGCCCTCCGCGCTCAGGCCCATGCCGCCGAGGCAGCCGAGGCGGCCAAAGTCCGCCTGCGCAAGACCCGCGCCTTCATCAGAGAGGAAGGCGTCACGCCTCCCTACCTGCTGCCCGAGCTCGCCACCGAGGTCGACCCACCAGAATTCCACCCCACCAGCATTGAGGAGACAGACGTTTGA
- a CDS encoding relaxase/mobilization nuclease domain-containing protein, which produces MIAKISSGKSTAGLIRYLYDTKKAKDHTDPHLVASFDGFAPDPGRADDFTVTKKLLVADLDLHVKQAERLGRAPERHVWHCSIRAAETDRHLSDEEWADIARRIVAATGIAPADDPDGCRWVAVRHAPDHIHIAATKVRSDLRTARHWNDYFTADRELAAIEKEYGLHQVVRGDRTAAKRPTRAEQEKAKRANHDRTARERLRTTVRTAVAAATSTEEFIRLLQHTDGILVDVKHFPSGDVRGYTVALQGDTNGKQEPIWYSGSELAPDLSWPKITERLAATARTSHPWQMALAATEHIPHALTHDDPPAAQAHITALAETIDALPLLAPTLYEEQLRQAAAAFERASRSRIRARNEHAAWLRGAVQGMLRTPPPNSADGTLLALFLDTIVLAVTAAIRWHEVQRHDQQVAAAREALTYLQAAADQAATIPLTILARAAPVSVTAQLRYAHIVRVVLPEHAERILDTPDWGALAAVLARADEGGRDPAEALREAAGQRPLHDARRPARLLTWRIQHTTAQQSQTPQATPSVSSSVPPPDARRTRR; this is translated from the coding sequence ATGATCGCGAAGATCAGCAGCGGCAAAAGCACCGCCGGTCTGATCCGCTACCTCTACGACACCAAGAAGGCCAAGGACCACACCGACCCCCACCTGGTCGCCTCCTTCGATGGCTTCGCCCCCGACCCCGGCCGCGCCGACGACTTCACCGTCACCAAGAAGCTCCTCGTGGCCGACCTCGACCTGCACGTCAAGCAGGCCGAACGCCTCGGCCGCGCCCCCGAACGCCACGTGTGGCACTGCTCGATCCGCGCCGCCGAGACCGACCGCCACCTCAGCGACGAGGAGTGGGCCGACATCGCCCGCCGCATCGTCGCCGCCACTGGCATCGCCCCCGCAGACGACCCCGACGGCTGCCGCTGGGTCGCCGTCCGCCACGCACCCGACCACATCCACATCGCCGCCACCAAGGTCCGATCCGACCTGCGCACCGCACGCCACTGGAACGACTACTTCACCGCCGACCGCGAACTCGCCGCCATCGAGAAGGAGTACGGCCTGCACCAGGTCGTACGCGGGGACCGCACCGCCGCCAAACGCCCCACCCGCGCCGAACAGGAAAAGGCCAAGCGCGCCAACCACGACCGGACCGCCCGCGAACGCCTGCGCACCACGGTCCGCACCGCCGTGGCCGCCGCCACAAGCACCGAGGAATTCATCCGCCTGCTCCAGCACACCGACGGCATCCTCGTCGACGTCAAGCACTTCCCCTCCGGCGACGTACGCGGCTACACGGTCGCCCTCCAGGGCGACACCAACGGCAAGCAGGAGCCCATCTGGTACTCCGGCTCCGAACTCGCCCCCGACCTGTCCTGGCCCAAGATCACCGAACGGCTGGCCGCCACGGCCAGGACCAGCCATCCCTGGCAGATGGCCCTGGCCGCCACTGAACACATCCCGCACGCCCTCACCCACGACGACCCACCCGCCGCCCAAGCCCACATCACCGCACTCGCCGAAACCATCGACGCCCTGCCCCTCCTCGCTCCCACCCTCTACGAGGAGCAACTCCGTCAGGCCGCCGCTGCCTTCGAACGCGCCTCCCGCTCCCGCATCCGCGCTCGCAACGAGCACGCTGCCTGGCTGCGTGGTGCTGTTCAGGGCATGCTCCGCACTCCACCGCCCAACAGTGCGGACGGCACCCTGTTGGCCCTGTTCCTCGACACGATCGTCCTTGCCGTCACCGCCGCCATCCGCTGGCACGAGGTGCAACGGCACGATCAACAGGTCGCCGCGGCCCGTGAAGCCCTCACCTACCTCCAAGCCGCCGCAGACCAGGCCGCCACCATCCCCTTGACCATCCTGGCGCGGGCAGCACCAGTCAGCGTGACGGCCCAGCTCCGGTACGCGCACATCGTCCGTGTCGTGCTCCCCGAGCACGCCGAGAGGATCCTCGACACTCCCGACTGGGGCGCCCTCGCGGCAGTGCTCGCGCGCGCCGACGAGGGCGGCCGTGACCCTGCCGAGGCCCTCCGTGAAGCCGCCGGCCAGCGCCCCCTTCACGACGCCAGGCGCCCTGCCCGCCTGCTCACCTGGCGCATCCAACACACCACCGCTCAGCAGAGCCAGACGCCCCAAGCCACGCCCTCGGTGTCGTCGTCGGTACCCCCGCCCGACGCGCGTCGCACCCGCCGCTGA
- a CDS encoding radical SAM protein: MYDLIASPQQRTYLIARPGVRRAVQLPAARYEELAAVAAADGLVPGWAADAAHRAWGLDLAGRPLNGAVLVRPRTRLNYSRATWEVNKGCNFNCEHCYLAQRRFEGLPWKDKVRLIDMMCEAGVLWLQFTGGEPTIDRDFLRAYAYAAERGMLLEILTNGSRLHRDDVLGALTAMKPHKVTVSLYGASEQSADSLTRTPGSFRLVMKGLKAAREAGVPVEIAIIVTTHNAHEVDQMRAIAADYADRFSQYASISPTYDGQPDPLAVQAPEHQRRTAVFDGCPAGHTFFHVDPFGLATMCKIGRENPIDLMETGVAGLLGLPAVADAQMLRAGGCTGCTFAKKCRVCRPVAKAMQAAKAPLQSYCRHGEGT; encoded by the coding sequence GTGTACGACCTGATCGCCAGTCCGCAGCAACGCACGTACCTGATCGCACGGCCCGGTGTGCGGCGGGCCGTCCAGCTCCCCGCCGCCCGCTACGAGGAGCTCGCCGCCGTCGCGGCGGCCGATGGCCTGGTGCCGGGGTGGGCGGCCGACGCCGCTCACCGGGCGTGGGGCCTGGACCTGGCCGGGCGGCCGCTGAACGGCGCCGTCCTGGTGAGGCCGCGCACCAGGCTGAACTACTCCCGCGCGACGTGGGAGGTGAACAAGGGCTGCAACTTCAACTGTGAGCACTGCTATCTCGCGCAACGCCGCTTCGAGGGCTTGCCCTGGAAGGACAAGGTCCGGCTGATCGACATGATGTGTGAGGCCGGGGTGTTGTGGCTCCAGTTCACGGGTGGGGAACCCACGATCGACCGCGACTTCCTGCGGGCCTACGCCTACGCCGCCGAGCGGGGCATGCTCCTGGAGATCCTGACCAACGGCTCCCGTCTGCACCGTGACGACGTCCTCGGCGCGCTCACCGCGATGAAGCCGCACAAGGTGACGGTGTCCCTGTACGGGGCGAGCGAGCAGTCAGCGGACTCCCTGACCCGTACGCCGGGATCGTTCCGCCTGGTGATGAAAGGCCTGAAGGCGGCCCGCGAGGCAGGCGTCCCGGTGGAGATCGCGATCATCGTGACCACGCACAACGCACACGAGGTCGACCAGATGCGGGCCATCGCCGCCGACTACGCCGACCGGTTCAGCCAGTACGCGTCGATCTCTCCCACCTACGACGGACAACCCGACCCGCTGGCCGTCCAGGCGCCCGAGCACCAGCGACGGACGGCCGTCTTCGACGGCTGCCCGGCCGGTCACACGTTCTTCCACGTCGACCCGTTCGGGCTCGCCACGATGTGCAAGATCGGGCGGGAGAACCCCATCGACCTCATGGAGACCGGCGTCGCCGGACTGCTGGGACTGCCAGCGGTCGCCGATGCCCAAATGCTTCGCGCCGGTGGCTGTACGGGCTGCACGTTCGCCAAGAAGTGCCGGGTGTGCCGCCCGGTGGCCAAGGCCATGCAGGCCGCGAAGGCACCACTGCAAAGTTACTGCCGACACGGAGAAGGGACCTGA